The DNA window ATATCCAAACGGGCATTTTGGAGAAATACTGCCAGGTTCTGCAGACTCTTGTTTAGGCTTCACATCTTGTCCAACCTGTTGTTTAGGGGATTCACATGCTTTCTTCAAGAGGGCATCATCAGGACGAGCAGCTTTAACAAAAGGGCAAACAGGTTTCATCTTGATATTCCTGTATCATTCAAGAGCAAGACTGCATCATTCAGACTTTTGCCTCCTCTTATTCAtccatataaaaaattaactgaAAATGAAACCTTCTCCATAACCAGAATACATACGCTACAATTAGTTCATGATGAGATTTCAACTGAAGCACTATGCAATTCTagatttaattttcttttcgtTAATTATCATTCATAATGAAATTCAATCACACCTTAAGAAAAAGATCAGATCAAAGAACGGGATGGAAAGAGAAGTGCCCTATAGAGAAGTGATTATTTCCATAAAAGGCTTGATAATCACAAATTTAGCTATTCATTTTATCGTTAGCAAGAGAAGAAATTCGTGTCCTAGAGACAACAGAACAATTGAACAGACATAAATCTATAAAATCGAAACTTCAGATAGAATAAGATTAGCTAGGGCATAACAGCTAAAAAGAAACCTCTGAATGGAGCACACACCGGTTTAAAAGAGATTAAATCTCGGATGGAGAATCTAGGATGAAAGTAAGTTGAGTCTATAATACAAATGATAGAGAGATAGATAAACAACGAATCAAAATCTGGAAAAACCGTATGGAGGAGAGCTTGCTCAAGTTTTCAATGGCGACTTTGGgtttcttctttatctttttcCCGATCTCATCCCCCCTTCCTTCTAGGTGGATATggagtatatatttataaactcttataattattttaaattataaagagtaatatttgttaatataaacTCATATTACATTTCTATTCCTATGAAAATAAACTCAAAAGAAGTTAATAGGTCAAATTTTTAATGGTTCCtcaatgtattattattttttttaatcactcAGTTTtgagtattatttttaatggttcctcaatgtattattttttttttgcattttgtttgatttggcaTCCTTTTTGATCGAATCCGTTTTTTCATTTCGAATTTTTATAGTTGAAATAATACTCTCAATCGTAGGGTAGTTTGTTGCACATACCTTCCGATTGTGTTGGTAATCTTTTTCTCGAGTTTGTGTGTCCTTTTCTTAGTAGTAAAGTAGACAAAATAATTGGATCtagagttattttttattttttcaattaaaagtTACTCGATTTGATCTTTCATATAGAGGACCTCTTACATTTATCCTCTcataatttgtatgaatttttcaCTATTTTGATCATATATGTAGATggtctaaaaaatatatacgtAGATGGTCTATTTTTATTTGGCATGACCTTATCCGACATTATCAACCGTCGGCtaagattaatattaattgttgcAGATTCTTTCGACACTGTTTCATTGGTTCGTTCGACTTGTTTTATTACAACCGTCGTCGTTTAAGACTCAAATGAGTTTGTCTTTAGAGGAATTCTCAACAAATCGCACAATCGTTGGATATTTTTATTGggagttttatttttgtaaattatttattcaatttaatatttggaTCATCAGTTATTGGTTTTGATTTTGTAGACttgtattatttactaattaattttttatatgtatgagAAATAATTTTCTGTAATAAAGagttaaataacaaatttataacaaaGAGTTAAATAATCACatttataataacaaatttattttctaaaaaaataaatcattcaaacatctcaaacaaatttaataaatgaaaaaaaaaattaaaatgtactATCTAACTCTGGTCAgagattcaaattattttcgaatattttgaaaatcgttTCGGTGATCAAATTGATTGTTTTGACGAATTCCGGTTCGACAAGTCCAACCGAATTAACCACTGGTCGGACCAGGTCTGGATACTCTACTCACATTTGTCGACAACCATACATTATCATTGTTTTCTCTTTCCCCTTCTCTATAAACACCTCCCATTCACCACAAACCCTACCCACTCAAATTGTTGACGAATTGTTTTCTAATATGCTTCACTTTTTAGATCCGTGTTTTGAGACCTAACTAGATTCGTTAGGTTTTGTTATATGGCGCACTAGATTAGTTAGGTTTCGTCCAACACCATTGATTTTTCCCCTATTGCGATGGTGATTTGTCGAGGCGGTTGACTCCACACCTCTATTGGACTCGCCGCGTCATGTTTTCCTCTACGGTATGTTCCTCAAACCTCAGGTTTCGATCGTGGTCCCCAAGACAATGAGACGAGGTTGGTTGATGGAGACGAGGAAGATGggaaaactaaatatataagaatCGAATAGACACTCTCAAGAAGAATTAGATTGAAATTTAGGTGTtgggagagagaaaatgaatagaaTTGGTCTAACCTTTCCAACTGGGAATTTTGGGATCAGTTTTCCGTACGAACCGTTCAGTCAAACCAAATTTTGACCGATTCGTAAGGTGCACGTATTGAAACCAAAAACCGGTACTGTTAATCActtattttgtggtccaaccGCATATTTTAAAACCATACTATTTTCATAATATCCTCCTTAATTTGGCTACAAGATATTAGAATTGACGGTGATATTAAGCGgtgttaaatataatttaggaaaaaaactcatttaaacgtatgtacttgtataaCTAGTTCAATTAAacgtataaactaataaaagttcatttaaatgAACGTACTATTAAAAATGGGCTCATCTAGCCGTAAACATGGTTaacttaatttgaaaaaaaataatattttttaattaaataatcattttttctcttttttttaattaattaattaattaattaattaatttatctcctTTTATCTATTTCTTgtgggaaatttgatcaaataacctcaaagatgaggttatttgatctgatggTAGCGCAATAATtttattgcgctcgtggtgattttattttttttggacgattttgcccttgtcgcaaaacgctaagtgacttagcgtttcgcgaagtgacgatatgtgaaatgtccagattacccttactatttaatataacttccgtacttttttttcatttcttttcttctccttctctctcttcccgctcttctcctccttctctctaaactccggcGGCGGCGATCTCGTCGGAGATCTCGGCAGCGACGGTTCGTTCGAAATCCActatgagctccacgacgagcacgagcactATTCCAATAGGTACGTGTATTTTaagcatgttttattgatgttcggttTCTTCGATTGATTAGGGGTttcttcccgtttcgctaagtgcctatcgattcgcgaaggccttcccgtttcgctaagtgcttaacgattcgcgaaggccttcccgtttcgctaagtgcctagcgattcgcgaagtattaattattcgtctctaaatcaaatcatgtttttttattccAGCTGAAGTTtttgttttctataatggagagtggaaacttgatgctgatggaatactgtattttgatgcatcttcaatcaaaacatttgatctaccccaaagtactcgttatgctgaattacttgatatactctACGATAGACTTAATGTGCAGATATCAAcatacgatttagtgctccaagtgaagtatgatattccgaatatcagaaatccaaaacctgtttttattgataatgatggggatttgaacacatacttatcacgcttgattttgggtcgaacagtgtcaccattgtgtgtatctgtagtggagaagtcagcatttactaaagaaaaaataccactacttacatacccaactcaagaaagtatactaccaccacaacttactcaaAAATTTGTACCACTTGTTGTACCCTcggaattctttgttgaaagtcaaaatgaagccggagaaagctctttgcctcacatcccacttactcaggacttgcatgttaatagtggtgaaaaagcatcaatacctatacaaccaagtgcaagaagatcatcattgggtacaccaactagtgcaagaaaggcatcaatgggtacaccatctagtgcaagaagatcatcaatgggtacaccatctagtgcaagacgatcttaaatgggtacaccatcgatagacccgacagacacatcaccgccagacccctcatttgcgatggcattaactagtgaaaccgtattagaagtcggttcgttgtttgaaaataaaaaagaacttcaacttgctctatataaatatgcgatgaccaataattttgaattcaaagtggagaagtcaagaaaaaatctttgggaactcaaatgtttggatgagacatgcaagtggagcttgcgggctgtgaaatgtaagttttctgagatgtttgagatccggaaatttgagcaacaacactcatgctcagttttgtcgaggcccaagaaaaaaaatgcaaacaccagcatgggttattgggcagtgtgtgaagagcaagtacatggaccatcatcataaccacttgcctaagaaaataattgaagacatgcagtcaacttatgggatatttttaacttatcataaggcatggagggcaagggaaaatgctttaatagctgtgcgaggaacggtagaggattcctatggaatactgccaccatacctttacatgttggagaagtgtaatcctggtagaataataactcctggacttatttcatgcaaaaactgagagaagcaattggattagttgatgatctcgtcttcgtatccgatagacacccaagcatcactaatgccttgtgtgctgttttcccagaagcagaccacggtgcgtgcacatatcacataaaaatgaatattgtggccaaattcaaaagtgataagTGTCATGCGGAGTTTGATTCGGCTTCAAGGGCGTACACTATCCACGAATTTAATCGGTGGTTTGACAAGATCAAGGTTAAAGATCacaggattgctgcctatttggaagaaattgggttccaaagatggagtagagcattttttcccggtaagcgatacaatcaactcacaagcaattatgctgagagtttcaatagtcagagcagggaagctagaaagtatcccatttcagaaatggctgagtatttaagattcgcaatacaacattggtttaacgatagaagagaaagagcgtctaatcacgaagaagttttatttccaaattatgagaaggtgttacgtgagggattcgagaaggccagattgtatacagtccaatcgcttaaccgattcgagttttatgtgcatgacaatcagtcccatttcaaagtcaatttgaaagacatgaactgcacttgtagagtatttgaagtttcgggtcttccttgtacgcatgcaatggctgctgcccgtagtcggaatttggtttcttatgacttctgttcaaggtattaatatttagctcacgtgttcattctgtttaaccaattaataattcgttatattttccctgcacacaggtattacacaactgagtgTTGGATAAATACATATGTCGAGACATTGTATCCTCctggtgatgaagaaaattgggatgttcccgaacatatcaagcaacgttcGTGTCTTAAACCAAATGTAAAAGTTAAGAAAGGCaggccacaaacaaagcgtaggtcatcccagggtgaggtccgtaaggtcccgagacgatgcagctcatgtgtTGGGCTAGGACATAATAGGAAAACATGCAAAGCaatgatgcctgcaccatctactgcaagagcttcatcatctaagcagcatgagtcatcatctcaacaatatgaacctttagcttgatagatactatgttgtaatatatgttgttaattttACTATGGTACTGGTAAGATACTATGCGTAAGATACTATGTTGTTAATTCAGGTTTAAAGTTTATGTTGTATGTTGTAGTAGTAGTATATGAGTAGGGAAACGATGAGTAATAACTTAGCAAAACGCTGAGTACTTAGCGattcgctaggtacttagcgattcgctaggtacttagcgaaacgaagagtactaacttagctaaacgaagagtactaacttagcgaaatgATGAccctaacttagcgaaacgaagagtCAATTCGAGGTTATCTTTTTTGTACGTTGAAGGGTCAATTCAAGGGTTACACTTGTTTTTTACGTTGAAGGTTTTCTGCAATTCAAGTTCAAAATTCAATATACATTAGCATACTCAAGGTTTACAATAcatacatcaaaataatttatcatccaacttcaaaaatattcatcaaggtttacaatacatcaaaCTAATTTATCCAATTTACACAATTTACTTCAAAATAATGTTTACACTAAGGTTCGATAATCTGATGGAATAACCTGACCGCCATCTTCTGCCTAAAAAACTCCATGTTTTCTGAGGTCACATTGTGCACGGCTTGATTAGCGCTCAAGTGTTCCATATACATTAGCGTGAATACCCCACAGTCCCCGCTCTCGGTTGCCCGTGGGACTTCTCCAACTTTAGCTGCTGCGGTTTTCACTTTGGGGTGTGGTAACCGTTTGTATGTCATTGGTTGGATGGGGGCTTCGAAGTTGAATTTAGGATACCTTACCCTCTCACCAGGAGTGATTGTCTTTGCGAATATATGTAGAATCATGTGGCATAAGGGTTTCAAATAAGGATCTAGATTCTTATAAAGATAGGCATCACAGTCGTACACGTCAATGCGGTACTTTTGAAGacgtgctacacacaaaatccagTGTCGCTGGTTAATGTTCACAGGCATGTAGACATCGTCAATTGTTGACCATTCAGGCATATATCTATGTGGTGCGCCCATATAATAGTCTTTGAATTCGGCGACTGGATAGTTTGCAAGATCCTTAATAAAAGTCCTGTGCTCTCGCCTGATTCTATCCGACAATACGCAATCCCCTATTGCCACATGCGAatttttatatgtcttgggatagTCGGAAATCCTTTTCCGCAATAGATGGCAGAATGCATCGATTTCCTGCACAATGGGAGTATACAACATACATTCAgtatatatcaaacaacattgacTAAATATTaagcgaaacgataagtactaagcgaaacgataagtactcaGCGAAATGATAAGTACTaagcgaaacgataagtactcagcgaaacgataagtactcagcgaaacgataagtactcaGCGAAACGATGAGTACTcagcgaaacgataagtactaaGCGAAACGATGAGTACTCAGCGAAACGAttagtacttggcgaaacgataagtactcaGCGAAACGAtgagtacttggcgaaacgatgAGTATTAATGAATATTGAATTGATTTGCACGACTTACAGTGTCTTCAAGCCATGTCAACCTTGTTATAACTCTAACAAACATATCCTTCTTTGCTTGGCAAAGATGTACATCCTTTGTCTGATTATCGGTTTCTGGATCAACCAACTACGCTTTTACTTTATTCAGCagctcatcttcaaatttttgaaggtgaTTCACTTTCATTGGATCCTTTGTCTTGGACagttttgacaaagaagggttggtgtacgAGTCATCTTTTTTCGGCTTCCTCACTTTCCTCCCATAATTTCCTTTAGGAGGAGTATTGTATAACTGGAAATCATCATTGTCATCTCCTCCCATAATTTCCTCATTTGTCTGTGCCTTCACATCCACACCCACACTCTtctcatccttcaccttcactttcaGATCTTTCACCTTCACTTTCAGATCAACCTCCACATCATCCACCTTAGCCACACCATCCAGCTTCTCACCGTCCTCCACCTTAGCCTCATCATCCATCTTCTCATCGTCCTCCACCTTTAagtcctccaccttctcatcgttCTCTTTTacatcatcctccaccttctcatcctCCTCTTTTcgttcatcctccaccttctcatcgtcctccaccttctcatcgtcCTCTTTTcgttcatcctccaccttctcatcgtcCTCCTTTACATCATCTTTCTTCCCATCATTCCCATCATtcaccttctcatcatccccCACAGTCCCCTGCATCGATATCATCTCctacaaaatagacaaaattcTGGTCAGTACTTAGCTAGtgatactaacttagcgaaacgacaagtacttggcgaaacgataagtactaacttagcgaaacgacaagtacttggcgaaacaaagagtactaacttagcaaaacgacaagtacttggcgaaacgcaAAGTACTAACTTAGTgaaacgacaagtacttggcgaaacgaagagtactaacttagcgaaacgaagagtacttggcgaaacgacaagtacGCAGAATACCtctgtcttctcctccttctgttcaaccttgctcttctcaacttcgatatccttcttagaatccttaaCCTGTAAAATAGGTACTGGTCAGATCAGATATGTACTTAGCGAAATGAAATGTAAAGTGCAAAATTCAATATCTCCATACCTCAGTAGTCTTCTCCTCTTCGACCTTCACatccttcttagaatccttcttcttactcttcttcttctttatattctcctccatatcatctaatctggttaataatatggacatatttttgttggatttatcTAACAACTGTTTGGACATACTAAAAACCATCTTCTTGAACGACTCAAGGTGAGTTTCTTGAGTTTCTTTGATTGTGATTTTCagctctttgatgagctctgtTTTCAGCTTTTTCAGCTCCTCTTTCATCTCTATTTTCAGCTCCtccttcatctcattaaatTCACATCCAACAAAAGGTGTTGGAGCCCGATGAGAAGGTGTCTGAGCCCGAGGAGGAGGTGTCTGAGCCAGAGGACTTGAGGTCGCGGAGGGGGGAGTAAGAATGCGGGCCGGaatcgattcataagcaagcttcttcttcaagttggctgcttctttaagagtagattcagcctttctcttcccGGTGGCAGGTTTGGGGGGATTGAGAGTACATTCTTCATGttcactttcttcatcttcatcaaaatcatcttttattaccttcccatcagtaaatccctcaaaaaatcAACAGTTGTCTCGTCGATTTGATCAAATTCCTCACCattgtataacctcttctccatggaggactcttccatctcagtcacatcCGTGGTCTCAAGGGCAGTCTTTACCTCGATCGAGGTGtttttcctgttggaatgatagagtaacacccttgggcgtagagggtcaTTAATCTGATTCCTTCTAGTGAATTTAGGGATAAAGTTTTCGATGACCTCATACGTCCACACTTGAAGTGCCAATGCGAACCCATATATGTTatatgcaaaaggagcataaggatcttcagtcttctccttcttctcaaaaTATGAGGTACTgagatgtttcatgttcttgtttaaacccttgagggtcgctctaaaggtgaccttcccccatggatattggaggaaagtgtccttgtcttccaccatgttgagtatttttggaaatataactctttttgggtcaaatgtgaataggtactagcaaatcaggcataccagccccatcttgaatgcatcttccttgtctttgcatttGAAAAAAGCTTTCTCCAAGTcgcacattttcacactcatgctccctttaaaatatttcatcgAGAGAGGTGGATAACAACGCAATTTTTCTTGGTCCAACTCAGGAAAAATGTCGAAACCTAGGCCGGTAACCAACGCATattccttcataccaaatacaagcttttgcccattcaccatgaaagttatctccttggagtttgagcttaacctcctcatcaacatatgatgtacaatagttcctgagaactgcaagaggggggctgtgaataatgatctgaattgggtattgtacacactctccaaaagatccatttcctcgaacttattaacaatcttcttcagggtgA is part of the Impatiens glandulifera chromosome 1, dImpGla2.1, whole genome shotgun sequence genome and encodes:
- the LOC124940737 gene encoding uncharacterized protein LOC124940737 → MKHLSTSYFEKKEKTEDPYAPFAYNIYGFALALQVWTYEVIENFIPKFTRRNQINDPLRPRVLLYHSNRKNTSIEVKTALETTDVTEMEESSMEKRLYNGEEFDQIDETTKKLAYESIPARILTPPSATSSPLAQTPPPRAQTPSHRAPTPFVGCEFNEMKEELKIEMKEELKKLKTELIKELKITIKETQETHLESFKKMEMISMQGTVGDDEKVNDGNDGKKDDVKEDDEKVEDERKEDDEKVEDDEKVEDERKEEDEKVEDDVKENDEKVEDLKVEDDEKMDDEAKVEDGEKLDGVAKVDDVEVDLKVKVKDLKVKVKDEKSVGVDVKAQTNEEIMGGDDNDDFQLYNTPPKGNYGRKVRKPKKDDSYTNPSLSKLSKTKDPMKVNHLQKFEDELLNKEIDAFCHLLRKRISDYPKTYKNSHVAIGDCVLSDRIRREHRTFIKDLANYPVAEFKDYYMGAPHRYMPEWSTIDDVYMPVNINQRHWILCVARLQKYRIDVYDCDAYLYKNLDPYLKPLCHMILHIFAKTITPGERVRYPKFNFEAPIQPMTYKRLPHPKVKTAAAKVGEVPRATESGDCGVFTLMYMEHLSANQAVHNVTSENMEFFRQKMAVRLFHQIIEP